The proteins below come from a single Podarcis muralis chromosome 8, rPodMur119.hap1.1, whole genome shotgun sequence genomic window:
- the LRATD2 gene encoding protein LRATD2 codes for MGNQVEKLTHLNYKEVPTTDPTGMDRDEGPRIGVSYIFSNDDDDVEPQHDSVAPDLGGEHPTSQPYDPRLHEVECSIYYRDECIYQKSFSGDAPTSDGVEGGGQLATYTPENLLNRCKPGDVVEFVCQAQYPHWVVYVGDFQVVHLHRLEVVNSFLTDASQGRRGRIANQLYHYKPLSPATVVRNALDQVGCKDRDLSWRNSECFAAWCRYGKREFKIGGELRIGKQPYRLQIQLGEKRSHTLEFQSLEDLIMEKRRNDQIGKVAVLQELSSHLKPAEDADGKDPGAQTANE; via the coding sequence atggggaaccaaGTGGAGAAGCTGACGCACTTAAACTACAAGGAGGTTCCCACCACAGACCCAACGGGCATGGACAGGGATGAGGGCCCCCGGATTGGGGTCTCCTACATATTTTCTAACGACGACGATGACGTGGAGCCTCAACATGACTCCGTGGCACCCGACCTCGGCGGAGAGCACCCCACGTCTCAGCCGTACGACCCCCGGCTTCACGAAGTGGAATGTTCCATCTATTACCGCGACGAGTGCATATACCAGAAAAGCTTCTCTGGGGATGCGCCGACGTCCGACGGGGTGGAAGGAGGAGGCCAACTGGCCACCTACACCCCAGAAAACCTTTTGAACCGGTGCAAGCCTGGGGACGTGGTGGAGTTTGTCTGCCAGGCCCAGTACCCTCACTGGGTGGTCTACGTTGGGGATTTCCAAGTCGTGCACCTGCACAGGTTGGAGGTAGTGAACAGCTTTCTGACCGACGCCAGCCAGGGCAGGCGGGGACGTATTGCTAACCAGCTGTACCACTACAAGCCTCTGAGCCCGGCCACAGTGGTGCGGAACGCCCTGGACCAGGTGGGCTGCAAGGACCGTGACCTCAGCTGGAGGAACTCGGAGTGCTTTGCTGCCTGGTGCCGCTACGGCAAGCGCGAGTTCAAAATCGGCGGCGAGCTGCGGATAGGCAAGCAGCCATACCGCTTGCAGATCCAGCTGGGGGAGAAGCGTAGCCACACCCTGGAATTCCAGAGTCTGGAGGACCTCATCATGGAGAAGCGGAGGAACGACCAGATTGGGAAGGTGGCCGTCCTCCAAGAACTGTCCAGCCACCTGAAGCCGGCCGAAGACGCCGACGGCAAGGATCCCGGGGCCCAGACAGCCAACGAGTAA